From a region of the Zingiber officinale cultivar Zhangliang chromosome 10B, Zo_v1.1, whole genome shotgun sequence genome:
- the LOC122029015 gene encoding adenylate isopentenyltransferase 1, chloroplastic-like, which yields MEVAPLCMSKYEKVFVSCAFSCSTEKCNCHHGSHAAINGVVVDMPRTPRSKERLVVVMGATGTGKTKLAIELSLRFLGEVINSDKIQMYPGLDIASNKIAPAKQRGVPHHLIDFFDSASGELLAAEYRAVAGYKIQEVSARGRVPFLAGGSNSFVYALLADQFDPNYNPFLSKEMREERAPQYDCLFIWVHVDAKVLAEHLARRVDEMVQEGLMDELADFFMKEGAKEKYLGIGKSIGVPEFRAYFTEKGQRTQPVYEAALAAMKENTRLLSEIQIQKIKRLQSMGWPLLRVDATAAVTAYLSGQEGAMAVPWQRDVIEPSTTAMAQFLENRSN from the coding sequence ATGGAGGTTGCACCGCTTTGCATGTCCAAATACGAGAAGGTGTTTGTCTCCTGTGCTTTTTCTTGCAGTACTGAGAAATGCAACTGCCACCACGGTAGCCATGCCGCCATTAATGGCGTCGTCGTCGACATGCCAAGAACGCCCAGGTCCAAGGAAAGACTGGTAGTGGTCATGGGCGCCACTGGCACAGGCAAAACCAAGCTCGCCATTGAGTTGTCGCTCAGGTTCTTAGGCGAAGTCATCAACTCTGATAAGATCCAAATGTACCCCGGGCTCGACATCGCCTCCAATAAGATTGCACCGGCGAAGCAGCGTGGGGTTCCGCACCATCTGATAGATTTTTTTGATTCGGCATCTGGGGAGTTACTGGCCGCTGAGTACCGTGCCGTGGCTGGCTACAAGATTCAAGAGGTCTCGGCTCGCGGCCGAGTGCCGTTCCTCGCTGGAGGGTCGAACTCGTTCGTCTACGCGCTGCTCGCTGACCAGTTCGACCCCAACTACAACCCGTTCCTCAGCAAGGAAATGAGGGAGGAAAGGGCCCCGCAGTACGACTGCTTGTTCATCTGGGTGCACGTGGACGCCAAAGTGCTGGCCGAGCACCTCGCACGCCGAGTTGACGAGATGGTGCAGGAGGGCTTGATGGACGAGTTGGCCGACTTCTTCATGAAGGAAGGGGCGAAGGAGAAGTATCTCGGGATCGGGAAGAGCATCGGGGTGCCGGAATTCCGAGCTTACTTCACTGAAAAGGGCCAGCGGACTCAACCAGTCTACGAGGCGGCGCTCGCTGCCATGAAGGAGAACACGCGCTTATTGTCGGAGATACAAATACAGAAGATCAAGCGACTGCAGTCGATGGGCTGGCCGCTGCTTCGAGTGGACGCCACGGCTGCTGTGACGGCGTATCTCTCCGGTCAGGAGGGTGCCATGGCGGTGCCTTGGCAAAGGGATGTGATTGAGCCGAGCACGACTGCTATGGCACAGTTTTTAGAGAATAGATCAAACTAA